A part of Acropora palmata chromosome 6, jaAcrPala1.3, whole genome shotgun sequence genomic DNA contains:
- the LOC141883705 gene encoding uncharacterized protein LOC141883705 isoform X2 has protein sequence MRTTNNADLPMKVLKRAADILKELGNFKKFRNILRISTEFDIDGKEASEVDASKWLMKVQLREEEGGKIEGKELDELSSHLFALITAPDAQSLTADFVRTVVTAARVNYRNGLDENAFKLLKMLECALQMSSERNDLLYGWLLFQIGQFKLGCGMISDAEKSLKHAEPILMRCHGRNYHLVGYCKKLIGSCALLNNNLEGAFTNLNDAYTFFSDINSQHFELADISLNLSLIQIEMSNFQDAREILRSALVKLTHYCGKVSPKTASGYVQAGLILQKVDKEAAIGKVTEATYILRSLGFPSDHPDIKLSQRLIGLFQLSLGKKQEAEKCFVDTWKEPIVTDESKRIPRHYGITIVDYMTTKMNIGYCKESLQEMANTLSLVSLIPMKTGKDRQNYLDFLVSSLEVRSTREQGRIIEFAGQCCFITSLLCSTQMNVHFVIWLEPEGYSQSCDGKSSDEVTISRSKNSSCILFWQSSCAIQEMKESKNLYFQIRESVSTLLMQPKFRKNFVESEDYQQLPVTGKLGETWSLHDQVDCLPIFVEMKLTEPGDDSVNFDYLTSWASCNSAPETSIHVSYFSYDFPNKRIAEFAFDQLVFSLDKESMLSKVKGVKVIDCCCSYNFAFFTAPQSSYSQLSLCVDFKLPQLRAKCRQWNDSKSNNFCVSVRSALENIVFSVGKNGFVQPFAPLSCATSSDHSIAVKRNLSCTNLQGDIAMPRRPLEIDEEFHHNVKCLVSKEMRNFEMFSLVCNERSMNEASAGDCSSEVTLRPTSSSFPLQNQEFLPVSCVDVCLCLLDFILRSRSADYKQKSLNCAPPPSSVLTSCDNSSLQSNLSFVSGEPVPSLSSYPVSPGTDIQRPPVFPKESSALSFLPSGCDSPQRKLLKDNDDHHMSDQNLSQEIHSPVAQGIETRAVGKSRFHPGVLKREEESAASQSCYSFELQEEVKKLKEQLRESKAEIQQLKAELGRYLFLEDKEKRSGKLQLLLPRAPTSDESRQYAGSSSCNETSLHARLHAEGACLKRQPGPSLRTIFIDISNSLSTVEFQHMKELATGKVNDLRLARMKVPYQLLDELERVSEDPRTDIRELLESIKRLDLLEKLRVSLHEGIAAVSPASLPLKDESLDSLSAKDDKKKIVPCKYGVSVRSSALSGEADGGRISGNQEDNSFASFSSFESSAENEREIPTSKGIENYEGLPLERVRADSKGDTHVPFTSDQAGPSSILSNTSSNSSDSLVSNSAEGVQMPCLRGGSSGSCEETEPTETFQATGSGFSDGITSEKTSLNTASVDEGISQEGHFSDSEDNVADGGGNNETTVDDLQGTSIESCNRETRSSRSGLTSCPEFVESDSGISSSGNSAYRSLLAGHEGPIVGDGNQLSLQRNSIVRDKQTVGRDECDPDCSSKTGTRLPLRRNSKEYDEQKEESCELVTDSSLKTGNQLLMEPKLHECDQQNEERHEPGSDCSSKAANQLPLQQNSKEHDQQTEGSREPEASYSSDRNWERQGARPKRTQMQRPVDPPLWPSSSPVSDGLAKDFLARHSQDRAVQGSLYTDDKDLSFGGPERLRDASFVDGPTSASEAWDKLARHSQDRSIQQSLYTDDRGLISASEAYSKRPYFGGMGASSYEGLRGAHSDVRGGSAVRAGLLGDSLSNESSYSSSTHATAAPLPSFHGQTHLSSVWSGMLSDGINASNGLLPPNDFATSDHSLTGEQDFSRECESLLDPNFHDSRLSLQLINSSIAPNSRFVYGSTSSDFAPGTHSGYSMYGAQRHVLGDDNSALIVDQRSHHRDLNLEGQSSQFGFREQAEASFAANGVVVESRDFPLPFTVSSPTASCNVVISDSTSQSSIAVASNITSTVVNANKNSVLSQTLVCDGNEEASLLPGSGEVNFKGSSSNRDYGRNTVEPNDSSLTASEQRTVEDASALVERIQREREDFMRELQRKEQMIREEREREKREKEDREWQEAERWPPQQEGVSTGSRWLCEHYQRRCRVRFPCCTQFYPCHRCHNSSSNCKNDEAKACHATHLKCSLCQFEQEIDENSDVCRGCGEKMAAYFCSICKHFTSIDKNPYHCDQCGICRIHKDKSFHCKVCNVCLDKRLENNHKCRPDSGHDECCICLEDAFSGCQILPCSHKVHRECAIAMIQNGIRTCPVCRHPLYTPLNE, from the exons ATGAGAACAACAAACAATGCTGACCTACCAATGAAGGTCTTGAAAAGAGCTGCGGACATCTTAAAAGAGCTTGGAAACTTTAAGAAGTTTAGGAACATTCTCAGAATCAGCACGGAGTTTGATATTGATGGAAAAGAAGCCAGTGAAGTAGATGCTTCAAAATGGTTGATGAAAGTCCAGCTCAGAGAAGAAGAAGGTGGGAAAATAGAGGGAAAAGAGCTTGATGAATTAAGCTCTCACTTGTTTGCACTCATAACTGCCCCAGACGCACAGTCATTGACTGCAGATTTTGTGAGAACAGTTGTTACAGCTGCAAGAGTAAACTACAGGAATGGCCTTGATGAAAATGCTTTCAAATTACTAAAGATGCTAGAATGTGCTTTGCAAATGAGTAGTGAAAGAAATGATCTCTTGTATGGATGGCTGCTGTTTCAAATTGGTCAGTTCAAACTAGGTTGTGGAATGATAAGCGACGCTGAGAAAAGTCTAAAGCACGCTGAGCCAATCCTGATGAGATGCCATGGAAGAAACTACCATCTAGTTGGGTATTGCAAGAAGTTAATTGGTTCTTGTGCCCTTCTGAACAACAACCTGGAAGGTGCCTTCACAAACCTGAATGATGCATATACTTTTTTCAGTGACATAAACAGTCAGCATTTTGAGCTTGCAGATATTTCTTTGAATCTTTCTCTAATACAGATTGAAATGAGTAATTTTCAAGATGCCAGGGAGATTTTACGGAGTGCATTGGTAAAACTTACACATTATTGTGGTAAAGTCTCTCCCAAGACTGCCAGTGGGTATGTCCAAGCTGGATTAATTTTGCAGAAAGTTGACAAAGAAGCAGCAATTGGTAAAGTCACTGAAGCCACTTACATTTTGCGTAGCCTTGGCTTTCCAAGTGACCATCCTGATATCAAACTTAGCCAAAGATTAATCGGTCTCTTTCAGCTATCATTGGGCAAAAAACAGGAAGCTGAAAAGTGTTTTGTCGATACATGGAAAGAGCCCATTGTAACTGATGAATCCAAACGTATACCTCGGCACTATGGCATCACCATAGTTGACTACATGACCACTAAAATGAACATTGGTTATTGCAAAGAAAGTCTTCAAGAAATGGCGAACACGCTTTCTCTTGTTTCTCTCATCCCAATGAAAACGGGGAAAGATCGACAAAATTATCTGGATTTCCTTGTGAGTTCTCTTGAGGTAAGAAGTACTAGGGAGCAAGGAAGAATTATTGAGTTTGCTGGCCAGTGTTGTTTTATCACTAGCCTATTATGTTCTACTCAGATGAATGTCCACTTTGTCATTTGGCTGGAGCCTGAAGGATATTCACAATCTTGTGATGGTAAATCTTCTGATGAGGTGACAATCTCACGTTCAAAGAACTCATcctgtattttgttttggcaaagTTCTTGTGCAATCCAAGAGATGAAAGAATCAAAGAATTTATACTTCCAAATCCGTGAAAGTGTCAGCACACTCCTTATGCAACCCAAATTTAGAAAGAATTTTGTAGAAAGTGAAGACTACCAACAACTCCCAGTTACAGGGAAACTTGGGGAAACTTGGTCTCTGCACGATCAAGTAGATTGTCTTCCAATTTTTGTAGAGATGAAACTGACTGAACCAGGTGATGATAGTGTAAACTTTGATTACTTGACTTCGTGGGCTTCTTGCAATTCAGCCCCAGAGACTTCAATTCACGTCTCTTACTTTTCATATGACTTCCCAAACAAGCGCATAGCTGAGTTTGCATTTGATCAGTTGGTTTTCAGCCTAGACAAAGAATCAATGCTAAGCAAAGTGAAAGGAGTGAAAGTTATAGATTGTTGCTGTTCAtacaattttgcatttttcactGCACCACAAAGTAGTTACTCTCAACTTTCTCTTTGTGTGGACTTCAAGTTGCCACAACTAAGGGCCAAATGTCGTCAGTGGAATGACTCCAAGTCAAACAACTTCTGTGTTTCTGTGCGGTCTGCCCTGGAGAATATAGTGTTTTCTGTGGGTAAAAACGGTTTTGTGCAACCTTTTGCACCGTTGTCGTGTGCAACTTCAAGTGATCATAGTATTGCTGTTAAGCGGAATTTGTCTTGTACTAATCTTCAAGGAGATATTGCAATGCCCAGGAGACCTTTAGAGATTGATGAAGAGTTTCACCATAATGTAAAGTGCCTTGTAAGTAAAGAGATGAGaaattttgagatgttttccTTGGTGTGTAATGAAAGGAGCATGAATGAAGCTTCTGCTGGGGATTGTAGCAGTGAAGTAACTCTGAGGCCAACCTCATCATCATTCCCACTTCAGAATCag GAATTTCTTCCTGTGAGCTGTGTCGATGTTTGCTTGTGCCTGTTGGACTTCATATTACGTAGCAGAAGTGCTGATTACAAgcaaaagtcattgaactgtGCTCCACCACCTTCCTCAGTTTTAACTAGTTGTGACAACAGCAGCCTTCAGAGTAATCTTTCATTTGTCTCGGGTGAACCAGTGCCATCTCTGAGCTCATACCCTGTTAGCCCAGGAACTGACATCCAGCGCCCTCCAGTCTTTCCAAAGGAGTCCTCTGCTTTATCCTTTCTTCCTAGCGGATGTGATAGCCCTCAGAGAAAACTTTTAAAAGACAATGATGACCATCATATGTCTGATCAAAACCTCTCACAAGAAATTCACTCACCAGTTGCACAAGGAATTGAAACAAGAGCTGTTGGGAAGAGTAGATTTCACCCAGGTGTGCTGAAAAGGGAGGAGGAATCTGCAGCCTCCCAGAGTTGTTATTCCTTTGAATTGCAAGAAGAAGTGAAGAAATTAAAGGAACAGCTAAGGGAGAGTAAAGCAGAAATACAGCAACTCAAAGCTGAGCTGGGACGATATCTCTTTCTTGAGGACAAAGAGAAGCGTAGTGGAAaacttcaattattattacccaGAGCACCCACAAGTGATGAGAGCAGACAGTATGCTGGCAGTTCATCTTGTAATGAGACAAGCTTGCACGCAAGACTACACGCTGAAGGGGCTTGTCTCAAAAGACAGCCAG GCCCAAGCTTGCGAACAATATTTATTGATATCTCCAACTCTTTGTCAACTGTGGAATTTCAACATATGAAGGAACTGGCTACAGGCAAAGTCAATGACCTCAGGCTTGCAAGAATGAAAGTGCCATATCAATTGCTGGATGAGCTGGAGAGAGTTAGTGAAGATCCACGCACTGACATCAGAGAGCTCCTTGAAAGCATCAAGCGTCTTGATTTACTAGAGAAACTTAGAGTTTCTTTACATGAGG GGATTGCTGCGGTGTCGCCGGCTTCTTTACCATTGAAAGATGAAAGTTTGGATTCACTGTCTGCAAAAGacgacaaaaagaaaattgtacCGTGTAAATATGGCGTGTCCGTTAGAAGTTCGGCGCTCAGTGGTGAAGCAGATGGTGGAAGGATTTCGGGAAATCAAGAGGACAATTCGTTTGcatcattttcatcttttgagaGCTCAGCTGAGAATGAAAGAGAGATTCCTACTTCGAAGGGTATTGAGAATTATGAGGGTCTTCCACTGGAAAGAGTGAGAGCCGACTCCAAAGGGGACACTCATGTCCCCTTCACCTCTGATCAGGCTGGCCCATCAAGCATTTTGAGCAACACGAGTAGTAATTCATCCGATTCGTTGGTTTCAAACAGCGCTGAAGGTGTGCAAATGCCTTGTTTAAGGGGCGGCTCGTCAGGTTCCTGCGAAGAGACGGAACCCACTGAGACGTTCCAAGCAACCGGCTCTGGCTTTTCAGATGGGATAACCTCCGAAAAAACAAGTTTGAATACAGCTAGCGTCGACGAAGGAATTTCACAAGAAGGTCACTTTTCAGACAGTGAAGATAATGTAGCTGATGGTGGTGGAAACAACGAAACAACAGTTGACGATCTGCAGGGAACTTCTATTGAATCATGTAATAGAGAAACACGTTCAAGCAGGTCTGGTCTAACGTCATGTCCAGAATTTGTGGAATCTGATTCTGGAATCAGTTCTTCAGGTAACTCTGCGTACCGCTCCCTTTTGGCAGGTCACGAAGGACCGATTGTAGGTGATGGAAATCAACTCTCGCTTCAACGTAATTCAATTGTACGCGATAAACAAACTGTAGGAAGAGATGAGTGCGATCCTGATTGTTCTTCCAAAACGGGAACTCGACTTCCACTGCGGCGAAATTCAAAGGAATACGATgaacaaaaagaggaaagttgTGAGCTAGTTACGGATAGTTCTTTAAAAACTGGAAATCAACTTCTAATGGAACCAAAGTTACACGAGTGTGATCAACAAAACGAGGAAAGGCATGAGCCTGGTTCTGACTGTTCTTCCAAAGCTGCAAATCAACTTCCACTGcaacaaaattcaaaggaaCACGATCAACAAACAGAGGGAAGCCGTGAACCTGAGGCATCTTATTCCTCTGACAGAAACTGGGAACGCCAGGGCGCGCGACCCAAACGCACTCAAATGCAACGTCCAGTAGATCCGCCACTGTGGCCAAGCTCTAGCCCTGTGTCCGACGGTTTGGCAAAGGATTTCTTAGCTCGACACTCTCAAGACAGAGCTGTGCAGGGAAGTCTCtacacggatgacaaagactTATCTTTTGGTGGTCCTGAGCGCTTGCGGGACGCTTCCTTTGTTGATGGCCCGACAAGTGCATCAGAGGCTTGGGATAAGTTAGCTAGACACTCTCAAGACAGATCCATCCAGCAAAGTCTTTACACGGATGACAGAGGCCTGATAAGTGCATCAGAGGCTTACAGCAAGAGGCCATATTTTGGAGGAATGGGCGCTTCTTCATACGAAGGATTAAGGGGTGCTCATTCGGACGTGCGAGGTGGTTCTGCCGTAAGAGCAGGTTTACTGGGCGACAGCCTTAGTAACGAAAGCTCTTATAGCAGTAGTACACACGCTACCGCAGCGCCCTTGCCGAGTTTCCATGGACAAACTCACCTCTCTTCAGTTTGGAGTGGAATGTTGAGTGATGGAATTAATGCAAGTAATGGCCTTTTGCCCCCAAACGACTTTGCGACCAGCGATCACAGTCTCACTGGAGAACAGGATTTTAGCAGGGAATGTGAGTCCCTTCTCGACCCGAACTTCCACGATAGTCGGCTGTCACTGCAACTGATTAATTCCTCGATTGCCCCTAATTCACGTTTTGTTTATGGATCGACCTCTTCGGATTTCGCTCCTGGAACTCATTCCGGATATTCAATGTATGGCGCACAAAGACATGTTCTGGGCGATGACAATTCGGCTTTGATTGTTGACCAAAGATCACATCATCGCGATTTAAACCTCGAGGGTCAATCAAGTCAATTTGGATTTAGGGAGCAAGCTGAAGCGTCCTTTGCTGCGAATGGGGTCGTTGTGGAGAGTCGTGATTTCCCTCTTCCCTTCACGGTTTCTTCGCCCACTGCTTCCTGCAATGTGGTTATTTCAGACTCGACAAGTCAGTCATCCATTGCTGTTGCAAGTAACATTACGAGCACTGTTGTTAATGCGAATAAGAATTCGGTGTTGTCTCAAACTCTAGTCTGTGATGGCAATGAAGAGGCCAGCCTTTTACCCGGGTCTGGCGAAGTTAACTTTAAGGGTTCTTCGTCCAATAGAGATTACGGAAGAAACACTGTAGAGCCTAACGACAGTTCACTCACTGCTTCAGAACAGCGCACGGTCGAGGATGCCTCAGCGCTGGTTGAGCGCATTCAGCGAGAAAGAGAAGATTTCATGAGAGAACTGCAAAGAAAGGAACAAATGATCAGGGAAGAGCGAGAAAGGGAGAAACGGGAGAAAGAAGACAGGGAATGGCAGGAAGCAGAGAGATGGCCGCCGCAGCAGGAAGGCGTAAGCACAGGCTCGCGGTGGCTGTGTGAACATTACCAGCGGCGCTGTAGAGTACGGTTCCCTTGTTGCACGCAATTCTATCCGTGTCATCGATGCCATAACAGCTCCAGCAACTGTAAAAATGACGAAGCCAAAGCATGTCACGCGACACATCTCAAGTGTTCCCTCTGCCAATTTGAACAGGAA ATTGATGAAAACAGTGATGTATGCCGTGGATGCGGAGAAAAGATGGCGGCCTATTTCTGCTCTATTTGTAAGCACTTCACGAGCATAGACAAGAACCCGTATCACTGTGATCAATGCGGAATCTGCCG GATCCACAAGGACAAGTCGTTCCACTGTAAAGTTTGCAATGTGTGTTTGGATAAACGACTGGAGAATAACCACAAATGCCGACCCGACTCGGGCCACGATGAATGCTGCATTTGCTTGGAG GATGCATTTAGTGGCTGTCAGATATTACCGTGTTCACATAAGGTGCATCGGGAATGTGCCATTGCTATGATTCAAAATGGCAT ACGCACCTGTCCAGTTTGTCGGCATCCTCTCTACACCCCTCTGAACGAATGA